A DNA window from Pseudorasbora parva isolate DD20220531a chromosome 5, ASM2467924v1, whole genome shotgun sequence contains the following coding sequences:
- the gjb8 gene encoding gap junction protein beta 8: MSWGALYAQLGGVNKHSTSLGKIWLSVLFIFRICILVIAAETVWGDEQSDFTCNTQQPGCKNVCYDHFFPVSHIRFWCLQLIFVSTPALLVAMHVAYRKRSVKKGLLANRSGTVKGDDLESLKKRRLPITGPLWWTYTSSLFFRLLFEAGFMYALYYVYDGFQMARLVKCEQWPCPNKVDCFISRPTEKTVFTIFMVGSSSICIVLNVAELSYLIVKALLRCSARRKGRRAFVHQDKISTEKALLQNEKNTRLLSSASDSSTNKSL, translated from the coding sequence ATGAGTTGGGGAGCGCTTTATGCCCAACTGGGAGGGGTAAATAAACACTCCACCAGCTTGGGAAAGATCTGGCTATCTGTCCTCTTCATCTTCCGCATTTGCATCCTTGTAATAGCCGCCGAGACGGTCTGGGGAGATGAGCAGTCCGACTTTACCTGTAACACACAACAGCCCGGCTGCAAAAACGTCTGCTACGACCACTTCTTTCCAGTCTCACATATCCGTTTCTGGTGCCTGCAGCTCATCTTTGTGTCTACACCGGCTTTGCTGGTGGCTATGCATGTAGCGTACCGCAAACGCAGCGTAAAGAAAGGCCTACTGGCCAACCGCAGTGGCACTGTCAAAGGGGATGACCTGGAAAGCCTGAAGAAGAGACGTCTTCCCATCACTGGGCCGCTGTGGTGGACCTACACCTCCAGCCTGTTCTTCCGGCTCCTTTTCGAGGCCGGATTCATGTATGCACTGTATTATGTCTACGATGGGTTTCAGATGGCACGTCTTGTGAAGTGTGAGCAGTGGCCCTGTCCCAATAAAGTTGACTGCTTTATCTCACGACCAACGGAGAAGACCGTCTTCACCATTTTCATGGTGGGATCTTCTTCCATCTGCATTGTGCTCAATGTGGCTGAACTGAGCTATTTGATTGTCAAGGCATTGCTGAGGTGCTCAGCCAGAAGAAAGGGGAGGCGCGCCTTTGTACACCAAGACAAAATTTCCACAGAAAAGGCGCTCTTACAGAACGAAAAGAACACAAGGTTGCTGTCCTCCGCTTCGGACTCCTCGACCAATAAGTCTCTTTAA
- the gja3 gene encoding gap junction alpha-3 protein produces MGDWSFLGRLLENAQEHSTVIGKVWLTVLFIFRILVLGAAAEEVWGDEQSDFTCNTQQPGCENVCYDEAFPISHIRFWVLQIIFVSTPTLIYLGHVLHIVRMEEKRKEREEELRKASRLQEEKELLYRNGGGGESGGRGGGGGGKKEKPPIRDEHGKIRIRGALLRTYVFNIIFKTLFEVGFILGQYFLYGFQLRPLYKCARWPCPNTVDCFISRPTEKTIFIIFMLVVACVSLLLNLLEIYHLGWKKVKQGMTNEFAPERESLPDANEAEPESPRTVPPTLSYPPDYTEVAVGGGVFLQPVSAPSTAEFKMDPLREELEESSPFYISNNNHRLAAEQNWANLATEQQTREMNAASPSPSSSSSSSSRSSNNGQQAKDAAQLADTPASAAGGLSAGPEEGHVTTTVEMHEPPVIFTDARRLSRASKASSVRARPNDLAV; encoded by the coding sequence ATGGGTGACTGGAGCTTTCTTGGGCGGCTCTTGGAGAATGCACAGGAACACTCGACCGTGATCGGCAAAGTCTGGCTGACGGTACTCTTCATTTTTAGGATTCTAGTTTTGGGAGCGGCAGCCGAGGAGGTCTGGGGCGATGAGCAGTCTGACTTCACCTGCAACACGCAGCAGCCCGGCTGCGAGAACGTCTGTTACGACGAGGCCTTCCCCATCTCCCACATCCGCTTCTGGGTGCTCCAAATCATCTTTGTATCAACGCCGACGCTCATCTACCTGGGCCACGTCTTGCACATTGTTCGTATGGAGGAGAAGCGGAAAGAGCGCGAGGAGGAGCTACGAAAGGCCAGCCGGCTCCAGGAGGAGAAAGAACTCCTGTATAGAAACGGAGGGGGAGGGGAGTCAGGTGGACGGGGTGGGGGCGGCGGCGGCAAAAAGGAGAAGCCGCCAATCAGAGACGAGCACGGCAAAATCCGCATTAGAGGTGCCTTGTTGCGCACCTATGTTTTCAACATAATTTTTAAGACCCTGTTTGAAGTGGGGTTTATTTTAGGTCAGTATTTCCTCTATGGTTTCCAGTTGCGGCCCCTGTATAAGTGTGCACGGTGGCCCTGCCCCAACACGGTGGACTGCTTCATTTCCCGGCCCACGGAAAAGACCATCTTCATCATATTTATGCTTGTGGTGGCTTGCGTGTCCCTTTTGCTGAATTTGTTAGAAATCTATCACCTTGGATGGAAGAAGGTCAAACAGGGCATGACCAACGAGTTCGCCCCCGAGCGTGAGTCGCTGCCCGACGCGAACGAAGCGGAGCCTGAGTCTCCTAGAACTGTGCCTCCCACCCTCAGCTACCCACCAGACTACACGGAGGTGGCTGTGGGTGGCGGCGTGTTCCTCCAGCCCGTGTCGGCACCCTCCACGGCTGAGTTCAAGATGGACCCTCTGCGCGAGGAGCTTGAGGAGTCCTCACCTTTTTACATCAGCAACAACAACCACAGGCTGGCTGCCGAGCAGAACTGGGCCAACCTGGCCACCGAGCAGCAGACTCGGGAGATGAACGCCGCCTCCCCCTCCCCTtcttcatcctcctcctcctcgtcTCGCTCTTCCAATAATGGGCAGCAAGCCAAAGACGCTGCTCAGCTCGCTGACACCCCTGCTTCTGCTGCCGGTGGTTTGAGCGCTGGGCCGGAGGAAGGGCACGTCACCACAACAGTAGAGATGCACGAGCCGCCCGTTATTTTCACTGACGCTCGACGACTGAGCAGAGCTAGTAAAGCCAGCAGCGTGAGAGCGAGGCCTAACGATCTGGCGGTGTAG